One window of the Desulfovibrio sp. genome contains the following:
- a CDS encoding 4Fe-4S dicluster domain-containing protein, whose product MLRIIKERLHQKYRTLDYPNRQPALSPRYMGRPELAQVACGTCRACFAACPSGALLPTAGSEDGTPTLDMGRCTYCGACRAACPKGAFTFTGEHRMASFTREGLLVVPGQPHVQQPTPARFSMFRRSLKLRQVSAAGCNACEADCNVLTTLVFDLGRFGIDFVASPRHADGIAVTGPVSENMRLALLDTFKAVPQPRLVVAVGVCAISGGLFRDSDQCNKGVTDLLPVDLFIPGCPPNPWTILDGLTSLQK is encoded by the coding sequence ATGCTGCGTATCATCAAGGAACGCCTGCACCAGAAATACCGCACGCTGGATTATCCCAACCGTCAGCCTGCGCTTTCCCCCCGCTACATGGGGCGGCCCGAACTGGCACAGGTTGCGTGCGGCACATGCCGCGCCTGTTTTGCGGCCTGCCCGTCTGGTGCGCTGCTGCCCACCGCAGGCAGCGAGGACGGCACGCCAACGCTCGACATGGGACGCTGCACCTATTGCGGCGCGTGCCGCGCGGCCTGCCCCAAGGGTGCATTTACCTTTACCGGCGAGCACCGCATGGCATCGTTTACCCGGGAGGGTCTGCTGGTTGTTCCCGGACAACCCCACGTGCAGCAGCCCACACCTGCTCGGTTTTCAATGTTTCGCCGCTCGCTCAAGCTGCGGCAGGTCAGTGCCGCGGGCTGCAACGCCTGTGAGGCAGACTGCAATGTGCTGACCACCCTGGTGTTTGATCTTGGGCGCTTTGGCATCGACTTTGTGGCATCGCCCCGCCATGCGGATGGCATTGCCGTAACTGGCCCGGTTTCGGAAAACATGCGTCTGGCCCTGCTGGATACCTTCAAGGCCGTGCCGCAGCCCCGCCTGGTGGTGGCTGTTGGCGTGTGCGCCATTTCTGGCGGGCTGTTTCGTGACAGCGATCAGTGCAACAAGGGCGTCACCGATCTGCTGCCAGTAGACCTGTTTATCCCCGGCTGCCCACCCAACCCGTGGACAATTCTGGACGGCCTGACCTCGCTGCAAAAATAG
- a CDS encoding hydrogenase-4 component E: MTTLLQSCLFLLVLSNFLLLATRRVPGMTRLTALQGLLLAALLLSLDHALLAGAVLLIKGMLLPGMLWRTQKRLPADALVCPTRRVGLGVLAGMAGLIFSIWLEGRLVMPLGLYPQLLLPTGLATLFCGLILIVGRIKAITQVIGYLVAENGIFLLGVPLMTTGTVWFELALLLDVFVAVFVMGIAINHISDSFASIDVARFRSLRD; the protein is encoded by the coding sequence ATGACCACGCTTTTGCAATCCTGTCTGTTTTTGCTTGTTTTGAGCAACTTTCTGCTGCTGGCCACGCGGCGCGTGCCGGGCATGACCCGGCTCACCGCACTGCAGGGCCTGCTGCTGGCAGCACTGCTGCTGAGCCTCGATCACGCCCTGCTGGCTGGTGCCGTGCTGCTCATCAAGGGCATGCTGTTGCCCGGCATGCTGTGGCGCACGCAAAAACGGCTGCCCGCCGATGCCCTTGTATGCCCCACCCGAAGGGTTGGACTGGGCGTGCTGGCTGGCATGGCAGGGCTGATTTTTTCGATCTGGCTGGAAGGCAGGCTGGTCATGCCTCTGGGGCTTTACCCCCAGCTGCTGCTGCCCACCGGACTGGCAACTCTGTTTTGCGGGCTGATTCTGATTGTGGGCCGCATAAAGGCCATTACCCAGGTTATTGGCTATCTGGTGGCGGAAAACGGCATCTTTCTGCTGGGCGTGCCGCTTATGACCACAGGTACTGTGTGGTTTGAGCTGGCCCTGCTGCTGGACGTTTTTGTGGCGGTATTTGTCATGGGCATCGCCATCAACCACATCAGCGATTCCTTTGCCTCCATTGACGTGGCCCGGTTCCGCAGCCTTCGAGATTAG
- a CDS encoding TIM44-like domain-containing protein, whose product MQIKAFLSILVLLCCSLMLTFTDDALAARLGGGSSFGSKPFMSTPAPAPRPQQPAFQNKPNPSQPQAQPAPAAGRPGGLFGGMGGLMGGLLAGTLIGSLLGGHGFAGGGFMDILLFGLVVFIGLKLFAAFRGSQRPAQAAAGAEGAQGSQADQRQAGMMREETGSNGWDALRGQGAAQAETPGPQIPMPPGFDADEFLRGAKMAYTRLQASWDKRDMNDITQFTTEAVQNSVREQMAADPKPSTTEILLVNAQLLGVTNEGEEQYAQVFFDVLLRETPAQETPSSAREVWHFVRPVTGGNWKLDGIQQVE is encoded by the coding sequence ATGCAAATAAAAGCCTTTTTGTCGATTCTGGTTCTGCTCTGCTGTTCGCTCATGCTCACCTTTACTGATGACGCACTGGCGGCTCGCCTTGGCGGCGGCAGCTCTTTTGGAAGCAAGCCCTTCATGAGCACGCCCGCACCTGCGCCGCGTCCCCAGCAGCCTGCTTTTCAAAACAAGCCCAACCCCAGCCAGCCTCAGGCCCAGCCCGCTCCGGCAGCTGGCCGTCCTGGTGGTCTTTTTGGCGGCATGGGCGGGCTCATGGGCGGCCTGCTGGCAGGCACGCTCATAGGTTCGCTGCTTGGCGGCCACGGTTTTGCTGGCGGCGGTTTTATGGATATTCTGCTTTTTGGCCTGGTGGTCTTCATCGGCCTTAAGCTGTTTGCAGCCTTTCGGGGCTCGCAAAGGCCCGCGCAGGCGGCAGCCGGTGCAGAAGGTGCACAAGGCTCGCAGGCCGACCAGCGCCAGGCGGGCATGATGCGCGAAGAAACCGGCAGCAACGGCTGGGACGCCCTGCGAGGTCAGGGTGCTGCCCAGGCTGAAACCCCTGGCCCCCAGATTCCCATGCCCCCCGGATTTGACGCCGACGAATTCCTGCGAGGCGCCAAAATGGCCTATACCCGCCTGCAGGCCTCGTGGGACAAACGCGACATGAACGACATCACGCAGTTCACCACCGAAGCCGTGCAAAATTCGGTACGCGAACAGATGGCTGCGGACCCCAAACCCAGCACCACAGAAATTCTGCTGGTCAATGCCCAATTGCTGGGCGTGACCAACGAAGGCGAAGAGCAGTACGCCCAGGTGTTCTTTGATGTGCTGCTGCGCGAAACCCCTGCGCAGGAAACCCCGTCTTCCGCGCGCGAAGTATGGCACTTCGTACGCCCGGTCACAGGCGGAAACTGGAAACTGGATGGCATTCAGCAGGTGGAATAA
- a CDS encoding response regulator, with the protein MTKEDIKILLVDDEKQFVDTLSERLAMRGFEARVAYDGPEALKAVEQPTDVIVLDLRMPGMDGFEVLRNVKKSNPQVQVIILTGHGGDAEEQTAYRMGAYNFLRKPMDIDELLNSIRMAYRDKLENAMVAVSLAEGGDFDAARDVMNEKDVLEEHGK; encoded by the coding sequence ATGACCAAGGAAGACATCAAAATCCTGCTGGTGGACGACGAAAAGCAGTTTGTGGACACTCTTTCCGAGCGTCTGGCCATGCGCGGCTTTGAAGCGCGTGTTGCCTACGATGGCCCGGAAGCCCTCAAGGCCGTCGAACAGCCCACCGACGTTATCGTGCTTGACCTGCGCATGCCCGGCATGGACGGCTTTGAAGTGCTGCGCAACGTCAAAAAGAGCAACCCGCAGGTGCAGGTCATCATTCTTACGGGCCACGGCGGCGACGCCGAGGAACAGACCGCCTATCGCATGGGCGCGTACAACTTTCTCAGAAAGCCCATGGACATCGACGAACTGCTCAACAGCATTCGCATGGCCTACCGCGACAAGCTTGAAAACGCCATGGTGGCCGTTTCTCTGGCCGAAGGCGGCGACTTTGACGCAGCCCGTGACGTTATGAATGAAAAAGACGTGCTTGAAGAGCACGGCAAGTAG
- a CDS encoding NADH-quinone oxidoreductase subunit H, which produces MNAELAVYLAQFAIALVLAPLLPGIINRVKAKFAGRHGKPLLQTYYDIAKLLRKGEVISRTSTWTFAVAPSVALAGTLCALALLPLGGAVSPLAFAGDFVLAAYLLGVGRFAIMLGALDTGSAFEGMGASREGTFSALAEPVFFLALMVLTSLCLGLGHGADTAFSLSTMFGGQTAGAWLTGKGELLLLPVIFFILLLVENCRIPVDDPNTHLELTMIHEVMVLDHSGPNMALILYGAALKLWFFAALIAGLITPALPLWEQMGLRVGIVLLLAVVVGIVESVMARLRMERVAYLLGAAAAMGMLTLILTQAR; this is translated from the coding sequence ATGAATGCCGAACTAGCCGTCTACCTCGCGCAGTTTGCCATTGCACTGGTGCTGGCTCCACTGCTGCCCGGCATCATCAACCGGGTAAAGGCCAAGTTTGCCGGTCGCCACGGCAAGCCCTTGCTGCAAACCTACTATGACATCGCCAAGCTGCTGCGCAAGGGCGAGGTCATCAGCCGCACATCAACCTGGACATTTGCCGTTGCGCCCTCTGTGGCTCTGGCGGGCACATTGTGCGCGCTGGCCCTGCTGCCACTGGGGGGCGCGGTTTCCCCGCTGGCTTTTGCTGGCGATTTTGTGCTGGCCGCCTATCTGCTGGGCGTGGGGCGCTTTGCCATCATGCTTGGCGCGCTGGATACCGGCTCTGCATTTGAAGGCATGGGCGCAAGCCGCGAGGGCACCTTCTCGGCCCTTGCGGAACCCGTGTTTTTTCTGGCGCTCATGGTGCTCACCAGTCTGTGTCTGGGGCTTGGCCACGGCGCGGATACTGCATTCAGCCTCTCGACCATGTTTGGCGGGCAGACCGCCGGAGCATGGCTGACCGGCAAGGGCGAACTGCTGCTTCTGCCCGTGATTTTTTTCATCCTGCTGCTGGTGGAAAACTGCCGCATCCCTGTGGACGACCCCAACACGCACCTTGAGCTGACCATGATCCATGAGGTTATGGTGCTCGACCACTCCGGCCCCAACATGGCCCTGATTCTGTACGGTGCGGCACTCAAACTGTGGTTTTTTGCCGCCCTGATCGCAGGGTTGATTACCCCGGCCCTGCCCCTATGGGAGCAGATGGGCCTGCGCGTGGGCATTGTACTGCTGCTGGCCGTGGTTGTGGGCATTGTGGAATCGGTTATGGCGCGCCTGCGCATGGAGCGGGTTGCCTACCTGCTGGGCGCTGCGGCCGCCATGGGCATGCTGACGCTTATTCTCACCCAGGCGAGGTAG
- a CDS encoding response regulator — protein sequence MRVLVVDDEPAFSEPLAERLALRGYDTATAQDADAALAELARSPRDLIFLDVGLPGMDGVDLLKVLRERYPQVDVVMLSGAGDMGKAVQAMRRGALNWLSKPVGMDGILAECRKAAERAGARQEAARLAEAARWRSFGRVAEGVAHEVNNPLNIMVQAAGLIRDCLEEPEAAALPDIDEVRDAVNTIRTQSLRVREITRKLLMVGHGLDPRVGALDVAAEVGHVLRLLAERMESAHVHCEVSVPQGEGAPRLLGSAPELQQICLHLLENALDALCDMDSAPAEGEDTAAPASRNSKIILTASTRRDAQGRDWYDLVVSDNGPGIAPDIMPHIFEPFFSTRALQSPVAANAAGGKTLGRYVGLGLAVARSLAHARGGELVAANRPQGGAEFCLSLPLAEGQGATPEATAQA from the coding sequence ATGCGTGTGCTTGTTGTGGATGACGAACCCGCCTTTTCGGAACCCTTGGCAGAACGTTTGGCCTTGCGCGGCTACGATACAGCCACAGCGCAGGATGCCGATGCCGCCCTGGCCGAACTGGCGCGCAGTCCCCGCGACCTCATATTTCTTGATGTGGGGCTGCCGGGCATGGACGGCGTTGATCTGCTGAAAGTTCTGCGCGAGCGCTACCCACAGGTTGATGTGGTGATGCTGTCTGGCGCGGGCGACATGGGCAAGGCCGTGCAGGCCATGCGGCGCGGGGCCCTGAACTGGCTTTCAAAACCCGTGGGCATGGATGGCATTCTGGCAGAATGCCGCAAGGCAGCAGAGCGCGCGGGCGCAAGGCAGGAGGCGGCACGGCTGGCCGAGGCCGCACGCTGGCGCAGCTTTGGCCGGGTGGCGGAGGGCGTAGCCCATGAGGTCAACAATCCGCTGAACATCATGGTTCAGGCTGCAGGCCTCATACGCGATTGCCTTGAAGAGCCCGAAGCCGCTGCCCTGCCAGACATTGATGAAGTGCGCGATGCCGTAAACACCATACGCACGCAGAGCCTGCGGGTGCGCGAAATTACGCGCAAGCTGCTCATGGTGGGGCACGGGCTCGACCCCCGCGTGGGCGCACTGGACGTGGCCGCAGAAGTTGGGCACGTGCTGCGCCTGCTGGCCGAGCGCATGGAAAGCGCGCATGTTCATTGTGAGGTGTCAGTGCCGCAGGGCGAGGGAGCGCCGCGTCTGCTGGGTTCTGCCCCGGAATTGCAGCAGATATGCCTGCACCTGCTTGAAAACGCACTGGATGCGCTTTGCGACATGGATTCCGCCCCGGCGGAAGGTGAGGACACTGCCGCGCCTGCCAGCCGTAACAGCAAGATTATCCTCACGGCATCCACACGCAGGGATGCCCAGGGTCGCGACTGGTACGATCTGGTGGTGAGCGACAACGGCCCCGGCATTGCCCCAGACATCATGCCGCACATTTTTGAACCCTTTTTCAGCACCCGCGCGCTGCAGAGTCCAGTGGCCGCAAACGCAGCAGGTGGAAAAACCCTTGGCCGCTATGTGGGGCTGGGGCTAGCAGTGGCCCGTTCACTGGCCCACGCGCGCGGCGGCGAACTTGTGGCCGCCAACAGACCGCAGGGCGGAGCTGAATTCTGCCTCAGTCTTCCTCTCGCCGAAGGGCAGGGGGCAACTCCAGAGGCTACGGCGCAGGCCTGA
- a CDS encoding proton-conducting transporter membrane subunit: MFLFITAICILAATAALCAMLAVRPPSKGTGRAASLVGVSGAFVGCITGLCAVAAGPWAGYESLRLPLALPVGSCALGMDALSRLFLLPVFGLGLVCAAAGGIALRHEEPERHNLGAHWFFFHMLLIGLALVMTARDAVLFMLAWEIMSLAPFFLIDFNDGDSKVRDASWVYLVAAHLGAVALMAFFTLLWQTTGDTSLDALQGGTVLARTLEQMGHSGPGLLTALFVLAVAGFGAKAGLAPLHVWLPEAHPAAPSHVSALLSGAMINAGFYGIIRSVGILAPAGAAPEWWGWALLILGLATALMGILKATAQSNLKRLLAYSSVENMGLMVMGLGAGLVGQSCGNAWIAVLGFSGALLHMLNHSAFKGLLFLCAGEVLHATGTVRMQYLGGLQKRMPLLGALFAVGAAAIACLPPFNGFTGELVLGLSLLDGPALLGVERQVGLLLALAGLACISGLAAALYAKAYGIVFLGEPRSSQATNVHSLSWSTLWPLALPAAACLAGGLAAPWVFDLAAGAAQSSLPLPQSLQQAGLAGLAQTHASLASVAKIGGTGLALALLILLVRRCLLKKRAVESMPTWGCGFQGGSARIQYTDAGFSEPTAKIFAPAMGLKTRLQMDDGLFSRGGQLSVTAPDRLRSGLFTPLFTAVESICNACKVIQHGKIHLYILYILATVVGLLVWGLRS; this comes from the coding sequence ATGTTTCTTTTTATCACGGCGATCTGCATTCTGGCAGCCACGGCTGCTCTGTGTGCCATGTTGGCCGTGCGCCCGCCCTCAAAGGGCACCGGACGCGCGGCCAGTCTGGTCGGTGTTTCCGGTGCTTTTGTGGGCTGCATTACAGGCCTGTGCGCTGTCGCAGCTGGCCCATGGGCCGGTTACGAAAGCCTTCGCCTGCCCCTGGCCCTGCCAGTGGGCTCGTGCGCACTGGGCATGGATGCCTTAAGCCGCCTGTTCCTGTTGCCTGTTTTCGGGCTGGGCCTTGTATGCGCAGCAGCCGGGGGCATTGCCCTGCGGCACGAAGAACCAGAACGCCACAACCTTGGGGCGCACTGGTTCTTTTTTCATATGCTGCTCATTGGTCTTGCCTTGGTGATGACGGCCCGCGATGCCGTGCTGTTCATGCTGGCGTGGGAAATCATGTCGCTGGCGCCCTTCTTTCTTATTGATTTCAATGACGGCGACAGCAAGGTGCGCGATGCCTCGTGGGTGTATCTGGTGGCCGCGCATCTGGGCGCTGTGGCCCTGATGGCGTTCTTTACCCTGCTGTGGCAGACCACGGGCGATACCTCGCTCGATGCCCTGCAGGGCGGCACGGTGCTGGCGCGCACACTGGAACAGATGGGGCACTCCGGCCCCGGCCTGCTCACCGCGCTGTTTGTGCTGGCCGTAGCTGGCTTTGGTGCCAAGGCGGGGCTTGCGCCCCTGCATGTATGGCTGCCAGAAGCGCACCCCGCAGCCCCCAGCCACGTTTCTGCCCTGCTTTCTGGCGCAATGATCAATGCGGGTTTTTACGGCATAATCCGCAGCGTGGGCATACTGGCTCCTGCGGGTGCCGCACCAGAATGGTGGGGCTGGGCTCTGCTGATTCTGGGCCTTGCCACCGCTCTTATGGGCATTCTTAAAGCCACGGCCCAAAGCAACCTCAAGCGTCTGCTGGCCTATTCGAGCGTGGAAAACATGGGCCTCATGGTCATGGGGCTGGGCGCTGGGCTTGTCGGCCAGAGCTGCGGCAACGCCTGGATCGCAGTACTGGGTTTTTCGGGCGCGCTGCTGCACATGCTCAACCACTCGGCATTCAAGGGCCTGCTGTTTCTCTGCGCGGGCGAAGTGCTGCACGCCACGGGAACAGTGCGCATGCAGTATCTGGGGGGCCTGCAGAAACGCATGCCCCTGCTGGGAGCCCTGTTTGCCGTGGGCGCGGCGGCAATCGCCTGTCTGCCTCCCTTTAACGGATTTACGGGCGAGCTTGTGCTTGGCCTTTCGCTGCTGGACGGCCCCGCGCTTTTGGGTGTTGAACGGCAGGTGGGCCTGCTGCTGGCCCTGGCGGGCCTTGCCTGTATCAGCGGCCTTGCCGCCGCCCTGTACGCCAAGGCATACGGCATAGTATTTCTGGGCGAGCCGCGCTCAAGCCAGGCGACCAACGTACACTCCCTTTCGTGGAGTACTCTCTGGCCCCTTGCCCTGCCCGCCGCAGCCTGTCTTGCTGGCGGCCTTGCGGCGCCCTGGGTTTTTGATCTGGCAGCCGGAGCAGCGCAAAGCTCCCTGCCCCTGCCGCAATCGTTGCAGCAGGCGGGATTGGCAGGACTTGCCCAAACGCACGCAAGCCTTGCCAGCGTGGCAAAAATCGGCGGAACCGGGCTGGCCCTGGCGCTGCTGATTCTGCTTGTACGCCGCTGCCTGCTCAAAAAACGCGCTGTGGAATCCATGCCCACGTGGGGCTGTGGCTTTCAGGGTGGTTCTGCCCGCATCCAGTACACTGACGCGGGATTCTCAGAACCCACAGCCAAGATTTTTGCCCCGGCCATGGGCCTCAAAACCCGGCTGCAGATGGACGATGGACTTTTCTCCAGGGGCGGCCAGCTGAGTGTCACCGCGCCCGACCGCCTGCGCAGCGGGCTGTTTACGCCGCTGTTTACCGCTGTAGAGAGCATCTGCAACGCCTGCAAGGTTATCCAGCACGGCAAGATCCATCTCTACATTCTTTACATTCTGGCCACAGTGGTGGGGCTGCTGGTGTGGGGGCTGCGTTCATGA
- a CDS encoding proton-conducting transporter membrane subunit: MLTALIFVPLCAGCIMLLWGRAVICRVGLPLTALTHTALAAMTAVRVGGGETLAELDGLLAPDALGVLFLMLASVLFLAASFYAMHYLREEERIGVHTNILDHGRFTNAPERRFTACLCFFLSAMTLVTITPHMGAQWVGIEATTLSSAQLIYFHRHKRSLEATWKYLIICSVGIALALLGNILLAVAFHGAEGASGSADSMDQVGWFVRNAALAEPTWLKAAFVFLLVGYGTKMGLAPLHNWLPDAHSQAPSLVSALLSGALLNCAMLGMLRGHQIMLAAGLGGLSGGMLMFFGLLSLLIAAIFIVGQGHYKRMLAYSSVEHMGILALGIGVGGVAVPGAMLHAVCHSLTKCMLFLLSGNILARYHTYSSYDVHGMRWTMPATAALWTAGFLAVAGSPPFGLFVSELLIFKGMLAAGLPWLSAGYLVLLAIIFVGLSVAVLRMVQGNRPVDLPPSNSEPALSILPPLALGLAVLTLGVWIPDWLWNFLNRAAALIGA, translated from the coding sequence ATGCTGACTGCGCTTATTTTTGTTCCCCTGTGTGCGGGCTGCATAATGCTGTTGTGGGGCCGCGCCGTGATCTGTCGTGTGGGTCTGCCCCTCACGGCGTTGACGCATACCGCCCTTGCGGCCATGACGGCAGTGCGCGTTGGAGGGGGGGAAACCCTCGCCGAACTTGATGGCCTGCTGGCCCCCGACGCCCTGGGCGTGCTCTTTCTCATGCTGGCCAGTGTGCTGTTTCTGGCGGCCTCGTTCTACGCCATGCATTACCTGCGCGAAGAAGAACGCATAGGCGTGCACACCAACATTCTGGACCACGGGCGCTTCACCAACGCGCCGGAGCGCCGCTTTACCGCCTGCCTGTGCTTTTTTCTCAGCGCCATGACTCTGGTGACCATTACGCCGCACATGGGCGCACAGTGGGTGGGCATTGAAGCCACCACGCTTTCAAGCGCGCAGCTCATCTATTTTCACCGGCACAAGCGCTCGCTTGAAGCCACGTGGAAATACCTGATCATCTGTTCTGTGGGCATTGCCCTTGCGCTGCTCGGCAACATTCTGCTTGCCGTGGCTTTTCACGGGGCGGAAGGAGCCAGCGGCTCGGCCGACAGCATGGACCAGGTGGGCTGGTTTGTGCGCAACGCGGCCCTGGCCGAACCCACATGGCTCAAGGCGGCCTTTGTTTTTCTGCTGGTGGGTTACGGCACCAAGATGGGCCTTGCCCCTCTGCACAACTGGCTGCCCGACGCGCACAGTCAGGCTCCATCGCTTGTTTCGGCACTGCTCTCGGGGGCGCTGCTCAACTGTGCCATGCTGGGCATGCTGCGCGGCCATCAGATAATGCTGGCTGCGGGACTTGGCGGACTTTCTGGCGGCATGCTCATGTTTTTTGGCCTGCTCTCACTGCTGATCGCGGCCATCTTTATTGTGGGGCAAGGGCATTACAAGCGCATGCTGGCATATTCGAGCGTTGAGCATATGGGCATTCTGGCTCTGGGTATCGGCGTGGGCGGTGTTGCCGTACCCGGCGCAATGCTGCACGCCGTGTGCCATTCGCTCACCAAGTGCATGCTCTTTTTGTTGTCGGGCAACATTCTGGCCCGCTACCATACCTATTCGAGCTACGACGTGCACGGCATGCGCTGGACCATGCCCGCCACGGCAGCGCTGTGGACTGCTGGCTTTCTGGCCGTGGCAGGTTCGCCGCCCTTTGGTCTTTTTGTCAGCGAACTGCTGATATTCAAGGGCATGCTTGCCGCAGGCCTGCCCTGGCTTTCTGCCGGGTATCTGGTGCTGCTGGCCATCATCTTTGTGGGACTTTCTGTGGCGGTGCTGCGCATGGTGCAGGGCAACCGCCCTGTGGATCTGCCGCCTTCAAATTCTGAACCTGCACTGAGTATTTTGCCGCCGCTGGCCCTTGGGCTGGCCGTGCTTACACTGGGCGTGTGGATTCCCGACTGGCTGTGGAATTTTCTTAACCGCGCCGCTGCGCTCATAGGCGCGTAG
- a CDS encoding PaaI family thioesterase, whose product MKNYVKKYDKLMRYLDMNIVEATTEYAKVIMPITENHKNGMGMAHGGAIFALADVAFGAAANAGKDYGVVSLNTTIEYLRPGKVSPLTAEAFVVRTGKHILSYDVKIYDGSGDLIAKCVAAGFQTDVLLPD is encoded by the coding sequence ATGAAGAACTACGTCAAAAAATACGACAAGCTTATGCGCTACCTCGATATGAATATTGTCGAGGCCACAACCGAATATGCCAAGGTTATCATGCCCATAACCGAAAACCACAAAAACGGTATGGGGATGGCCCACGGCGGTGCCATCTTTGCCCTGGCAGACGTGGCATTTGGTGCTGCGGCCAACGCTGGCAAGGATTATGGCGTGGTGAGCCTCAACACCACCATCGAATACCTGCGCCCGGGCAAAGTTTCCCCTCTCACGGCAGAGGCCTTTGTGGTGCGCACCGGCAAGCATATTCTGAGCTATGATGTAAAAATCTACGATGGTTCCGGCGACCTTATCGCAAAGTGCGTGGCCGCTGGCTTTCAGACAGACGTGCTCCTGCCTGACTAG
- a CDS encoding hydrogenase, with translation MLFDYRDTVPLSGMPPVSVEEMGDFVRRYVSEGWRLLALFGLPQSSENNAPAGLCCVLAQDSSHYLAALRTEPVQSYASMTPATPQTHLFEREIFEQWGIEPLGHPWLKSVRRIPDAAEAHARTSAEGGSLAAAPTSEPKPYAFFRIEGEEVHEVAVGPVHAGVIEPGHFRFQCHGENVMHLEIALGYQHRGIENMLLHGPLARCLPLLECAAGDTTVGHATAHCVLLERLAGCVVAPRAHRLRRVGLELERLANHTGDLGAIAGDTGFLPTASWNGRIRGDFLNTTACLCGNRFGRGLLRFGGTAYDLNADECADMLARIKAAGRDVRGAVDVMLHSQSVHERLIGTGFVSKETAQNLGLVGMPARACGLRLDARFHFPLSDLPSKDCAPRVENTGDVLARTLVRSNEIDDSLRLLESDLATLANIPALANEPAQLDASALPPHTLAVSQVEGWRGEICHVAVTGPDGGFLAYKAIDPSFHNWPGLAMALRGNQISDFPLCNKSFNLSYCGYDL, from the coding sequence ATGCTATTCGATTACCGCGATACCGTGCCGCTTTCGGGCATGCCCCCGGTTTCTGTAGAAGAAATGGGCGATTTTGTGCGCCGTTATGTTTCCGAAGGCTGGCGGCTGCTGGCCCTTTTTGGCCTGCCGCAGTCTTCTGAAAACAACGCTCCCGCCGGGCTGTGCTGTGTGCTGGCGCAAGACAGCTCGCACTATCTTGCCGCCCTGCGTACCGAGCCTGTGCAATCCTATGCTTCCATGACGCCCGCCACGCCGCAGACCCACCTTTTTGAACGCGAAATTTTTGAACAGTGGGGCATCGAACCTCTGGGTCATCCGTGGCTCAAGAGCGTGCGCCGCATACCCGACGCAGCCGAAGCCCACGCCAGAACCTCCGCCGAGGGCGGCTCCCTTGCGGCGGCCCCGACCAGTGAACCCAAGCCCTACGCATTCTTCAGAATTGAGGGCGAAGAAGTCCACGAGGTGGCCGTTGGCCCTGTGCATGCGGGCGTGATCGAACCCGGTCATTTTCGCTTTCAGTGCCACGGCGAAAATGTGATGCACCTCGAGATTGCACTGGGCTACCAGCATCGGGGCATTGAAAACATGCTGCTCCACGGCCCGCTCGCCCGCTGCCTGCCCCTGCTGGAATGCGCCGCTGGCGACACCACCGTGGGGCATGCCACGGCACACTGCGTACTGCTTGAACGACTCGCGGGTTGCGTGGTTGCGCCGCGTGCCCACCGTCTGCGCCGCGTTGGCCTTGAGCTTGAACGCCTTGCCAACCACACGGGCGACCTTGGAGCCATTGCCGGCGATACGGGCTTTTTGCCCACGGCATCGTGGAATGGCCGAATTCGCGGCGATTTTCTCAACACCACGGCCTGCCTGTGCGGCAACCGTTTTGGCCGCGGGCTGCTGCGCTTTGGTGGCACGGCATACGATCTCAACGCCGACGAATGCGCCGACATGCTGGCCCGCATCAAGGCCGCCGGGCGCGACGTACGCGGCGCTGTGGACGTGATGCTGCACAGCCAGAGCGTGCATGAACGCCTCATCGGCACGGGTTTTGTGAGCAAGGAAACCGCGCAGAACCTCGGCCTTGTGGGCATGCCCGCTCGCGCCTGCGGGCTCAGGCTTGACGCGCGTTTTCACTTCCCCCTCTCCGACCTGCCCAGCAAGGATTGCGCCCCACGGGTGGAAAACACCGGCGACGTGCTGGCCCGCACCCTTGTGCGCAGCAACGAAATTGACGATTCGCTGCGGCTGCTCGAGAGCGACCTTGCCACGCTTGCGAATATTCCGGCGCTGGCCAACGAGCCCGCGCAGCTGGACGCCAGCGCACTGCCGCCCCATACACTGGCGGTATCGCAGGTCGAGGGCTGGCGCGGCGAGATCTGCCATGTGGCCGTTACTGGTCCTGACGGCGGTTTTTTGGCCTACAAGGCCATCGATCCCTCGTTCCACAACTGGCCGGGGCTTGCCATGGCGCTTCGCGGCAACCAGATTTCCGACTTCCCGCTCTGCAACAAGAGTTTCAACCTCTCGTATTGCGGATACGATCTGTGA